One segment of Paenibacillus rhizovicinus DNA contains the following:
- the murD gene encoding UDP-N-acetylmuramoyl-L-alanine--D-glutamate ligase — protein MNHPSLYKDQKVIVLGLARSGVSVAKLFHKLGAKVTVNDMKDRQLSPEADELDALGVSVICGSHPEDLIGPDTALVVKNPGIPYSSPPVKQAIEQGIEVVTEVEVACLISPAPIIGITGSNGKTTTTTWIGEMLEAAGLKPIVAGNIGTPLCEAAQVAEPDNWIVAELSSFQLKGTTDFRPRIALLLNIVETHLDYHGGMEDYSASKAKLFANQTPEDTAVLNADDPACRDLMHSGKLQARVIPFSTTQDLTYGLCVTPPYPVDLTEPVGDAERRIVWRDREGGEREIIGVAELGLPGRHNTANALAAIAACLAAGASAGSLLEPLRQFRGVEHRLEYVCDRNGVAYYNNSKATNSTATIIALRSFAPRIVLIAGGLDRGSDYMELLPHFRDQVKAVVALGETRGKIASVAELAGLTAIKIVEPEEDAESTLRLAVQEAASLAEPGDIVLLSPACASWDMFKSYETRGSIFKQSAHNL, from the coding sequence ATGAATCACCCATCCTTATACAAGGATCAGAAGGTTATCGTACTAGGTTTAGCCAGAAGCGGGGTCAGCGTCGCAAAGCTGTTCCATAAGCTCGGCGCGAAGGTCACCGTCAACGATATGAAGGATCGCCAATTATCTCCCGAAGCGGACGAGCTGGACGCTTTGGGCGTTTCTGTTATTTGCGGCAGTCATCCGGAAGACTTGATCGGGCCGGATACGGCGCTGGTCGTCAAAAATCCGGGCATCCCGTATTCTTCGCCGCCGGTGAAACAAGCCATCGAGCAAGGCATCGAAGTGGTGACGGAAGTCGAGGTTGCTTGTCTGATATCGCCGGCGCCGATCATCGGCATCACGGGTTCCAACGGCAAGACGACGACGACAACTTGGATCGGCGAAATGCTGGAAGCCGCCGGGCTGAAGCCCATTGTGGCGGGCAATATCGGCACGCCGTTATGCGAGGCGGCGCAAGTCGCGGAACCGGACAATTGGATCGTCGCGGAGCTCAGCAGCTTCCAGCTGAAAGGCACGACGGATTTCCGGCCGCGCATTGCGCTTCTGCTCAACATCGTGGAAACGCATCTGGACTACCATGGCGGCATGGAAGATTACAGCGCGTCCAAAGCCAAGCTTTTCGCTAATCAAACGCCGGAAGATACGGCCGTGCTGAATGCAGACGACCCTGCATGCCGGGATTTGATGCATTCGGGCAAGCTGCAAGCGCGCGTCATTCCGTTCTCGACGACGCAAGATCTGACGTACGGCTTATGCGTCACGCCGCCGTATCCGGTAGACCTTACCGAGCCGGTCGGCGACGCCGAACGGCGGATTGTCTGGCGTGACCGGGAGGGCGGCGAGCGCGAGATCATCGGCGTCGCAGAACTCGGCCTTCCGGGCCGCCACAATACAGCGAACGCACTGGCAGCCATCGCGGCATGCCTGGCTGCTGGTGCGTCCGCAGGGTCGCTGCTTGAGCCGCTGCGGCAATTCCGCGGCGTAGAGCACCGGCTTGAATACGTCTGCGATCGCAATGGCGTAGCGTACTATAACAATTCCAAAGCGACCAATTCGACGGCGACGATCATCGCGCTGCGTTCCTTCGCGCCGCGGATCGTGCTGATCGCGGGCGGGCTGGACCGCGGGTCGGATTACATGGAGCTGCTGCCGCATTTCCGCGACCAGGTGAAAGCCGTCGTCGCGCTCGGCGAGACGCGCGGCAAGATCGCGTCGGTAGCGGAGCTGGCAGGTTTAACGGCTATCAAAATCGTCGAACCTGAAGAGGATGCCGAGAGCACCCTCCGCCTTGCGGTTCAAGAAGCGGCAAGCCTCGCTGAACCGGGTGACATCGTTCTGCTGTCGCCGGCCTGCGCAAGCTGGGATATGTTTAAATCCTATGAGACGCGGGGGAGCATTTTTAAGCAATCGGCGCATAACTTGTAA
- the mraY gene encoding phospho-N-acetylmuramoyl-pentapeptide-transferase — protein MDVKVILLSIGASFMLAVLFGPLFIPLLRRLKFGQTIRTDGPQSHLKKTGTPTMGGIIILLAVLLAFLKFSDKTNEFWVLLIACLGFGLVGFLDDYIKIAFKRSLGLTASQKLFGQLLFSVIICVLLHHMHHSTTIGIPGTSTEIDFGWFYYPFIVIMLFATSNAVNFTDGVDGLLGGTGAVAFTAFTILALHASEHESAVFSATMIGALLGFLVFNAHPAKVFMGDSGSLGIGGGMAAVAILTKTELLLIIIGGVFVLEMLSVILQVGSFKLRGKRIFKMSPIHHHFELSGWGEWKVVTVFWCVGIVFAAIGVYLGR, from the coding sequence ATGGACGTTAAGGTCATTCTTCTGTCAATCGGAGCTTCCTTTATGCTTGCGGTCTTATTCGGACCTTTGTTCATCCCGTTGCTGAGACGTTTGAAGTTCGGTCAGACGATTCGCACCGACGGCCCTCAGAGCCACTTGAAGAAAACCGGCACGCCGACGATGGGCGGCATTATTATTTTGCTCGCGGTGCTGCTGGCCTTCTTGAAATTTTCGGACAAAACGAACGAGTTCTGGGTGCTGCTCATCGCGTGCCTCGGCTTCGGTCTAGTCGGTTTTCTCGATGATTATATCAAAATCGCTTTCAAGCGCTCGCTCGGCTTGACGGCGTCGCAGAAGCTGTTCGGACAGCTGTTGTTCTCGGTCATTATTTGCGTACTGCTTCATCATATGCATCACAGCACGACCATCGGGATCCCGGGCACGTCGACGGAGATCGATTTCGGCTGGTTCTACTATCCGTTCATCGTCATCATGCTGTTCGCCACGTCCAACGCGGTCAACTTCACGGACGGCGTGGACGGCTTGCTGGGCGGGACAGGCGCCGTCGCTTTCACGGCGTTCACGATTCTCGCGCTTCATGCGAGCGAACATGAGTCGGCCGTCTTCTCAGCAACGATGATCGGCGCGCTGCTCGGCTTCCTGGTATTCAACGCGCATCCGGCGAAGGTATTCATGGGCGACTCGGGGTCGCTCGGAATCGGCGGCGGCATGGCGGCCGTCGCGATCTTAACCAAAACGGAATTATTGCTTATCATCATCGGTGGCGTCTTCGTACTGGAAATGCTCTCGGTTATTCTGCAAGTCGGCTCGTTCAAGCTCAGAGGCAAGCGTATCTTCAAAATGAGCCCGATCCATCATCACTTCGAGCTGTCCGGGTGGGGCGAATGGAAGGTCGTAACCGTCTTCTGGTGCGTCGGTATCGTGTTCGCGGCGATCGGCGTGTACTTGGGCCGGTAA
- a CDS encoding UDP-N-acetylmuramoyl-tripeptide--D-alanyl-D-alanine ligase, which translates to MIKRPLNAIAALCGGTMLNDNGGAEIIGVSINTRTLKNGQLFVPILGERVDGHDFVADALTAGAGGALWQRSVAVPDVLSDAPLILVDDTVEALQQLAANYRDGLELRVVGVTGSNGKTTTKDMVAALLSGSFRVHKTEGNLNNHIGLPLTVLELDETVDAVVLEMGMSEFGEIDFLTRLAKPDVAIITNIGDSHMLQLGSRAGIAKAKLEIVAGLRPGGLLLMNGDEPLLHEGVRSVQLPDGVDVQTFGLQDGSRWVADNISVDATSSMFDVKGDAELQRVLLPVAGRHNVSNALAAIAAAKKLGVPADVIRKGFEQLKLTSMRIEPSMAHNGAMVLNDAYNASPTSVRAAIDVVDGLQGYRHKWLVLGDMLELGPQENEMHGEIGAYITPSKADAVLTFGAMSQHTAAAAAKQFAAAGLEERVRAFEDKQQLAEWLLAQLQPEDLVLVKGSRGMRMEEVVHALQRG; encoded by the coding sequence GTGATCAAACGACCATTAAACGCCATTGCCGCCCTATGCGGCGGCACGATGCTGAACGATAACGGCGGCGCCGAAATAATCGGCGTCTCTATTAATACCCGAACATTGAAGAACGGACAGCTGTTCGTGCCGATTCTGGGCGAACGGGTGGACGGACATGATTTTGTCGCGGATGCGCTGACTGCCGGCGCCGGCGGGGCGCTGTGGCAGCGGAGCGTAGCGGTGCCGGACGTCCTGTCGGATGCGCCGCTTATCCTCGTTGACGACACCGTCGAGGCGCTGCAGCAGCTTGCGGCGAATTACCGGGACGGACTCGAATTGCGTGTGGTCGGCGTAACCGGCAGCAACGGCAAGACGACGACGAAGGATATGGTGGCGGCGTTATTGTCGGGTTCGTTCCGCGTACATAAGACGGAGGGCAACCTGAACAATCATATCGGTCTGCCGCTGACGGTGCTCGAGCTGGATGAGACCGTCGATGCCGTCGTGCTGGAAATGGGCATGAGCGAGTTCGGCGAGATCGATTTTCTGACCCGGCTTGCCAAACCGGACGTCGCAATCATTACGAACATCGGCGACTCGCATATGCTGCAGCTTGGTTCCCGCGCCGGAATCGCGAAGGCTAAGCTGGAGATCGTCGCAGGTCTGCGACCAGGCGGATTGCTGCTCATGAACGGTGACGAGCCGCTTCTGCATGAAGGGGTTCGTTCCGTGCAGCTGCCAGATGGCGTGGACGTGCAGACCTTCGGTCTTCAAGACGGAAGCCGCTGGGTAGCCGATAACATCTCCGTGGATGCGACATCGTCCATGTTCGACGTGAAGGGCGATGCGGAGCTGCAGCGCGTCTTGCTTCCTGTCGCAGGCAGGCATAACGTGTCGAACGCGCTGGCAGCGATCGCTGCGGCGAAGAAGCTCGGCGTGCCGGCTGACGTCATTCGTAAAGGCTTCGAGCAGCTGAAATTGACGAGCATGCGCATCGAACCGAGCATGGCCCATAACGGTGCCATGGTGCTGAACGACGCCTATAATGCGAGTCCGACTTCAGTCCGCGCCGCGATCGACGTTGTCGACGGCCTGCAGGGCTATCGGCACAAATGGCTGGTGCTCGGCGACATGCTGGAGCTTGGACCGCAGGAGAACGAGATGCATGGCGAAATCGGCGCTTACATCACGCCTTCCAAAGCGGATGCCGTGCTGACATTCGGCGCCATGTCGCAGCACACGGCAGCGGCGGCCGCGAAGCAGTTTGCGGCAGCCGGCCTGGAGGAGCGCGTTCGCGCCTTCGAAGACAAACAACAATTAGCGGAATGGCTTCTGGCGCAGCTTCAGCCGGAGGATCTCGTACTGGTGAAAGGATCGCGCGGCATGCGTATGGAAGAAGTCGTCCATGCGTTGCAGCGTGGGTAG
- a CDS encoding UDP-N-acetylmuramoyl-L-alanyl-D-glutamate--2,6-diaminopimelate ligase, with protein sequence MRVEQLASLLLTAVLVGEGETEITGIEVDSRKAGAGDLFICISGFKTDGHHYAAGAVANGAAAIVAERQLPDIPPTVPQIIVKDSRHALAVIADYFYGQPSRRLRLIGVTGTNGKTTTTYLIERILRDAGYSPGVIGTVEMRYGGQALPMSGTTPDALELQRSLQAMTEAGADYCVMEVSSHALEQGRVKGCRYRTAIFTNLTQDHLDYHATMERYAAVKELLFSRLGNEFAAAPKDRLFAVLNADDPVSQGYAGATVAEVITYGVDRDADVRASNVRITAHGTAFRVDTFAGSADITLKMAGKYNVYNALGAISAALIEGIAIQQIKGSLEALPGVPGRVEAVNAGQPFAVIVDYAHTPDGLENVLKAVKEFAVGRVICVFGCGGDRDRTKRPLMGSISARYADYSLITSDNPRTEDPLRILADVEAGLLQDGVAKDRYELLADRRAAIQKAVEMASRDDVVLIAGKGHETYQDICGVKSDFDDREVAKEAIRSLSL encoded by the coding sequence ATGCGGGTGGAACAGTTGGCTTCACTGCTGCTTACGGCTGTCCTTGTCGGAGAAGGGGAAACGGAAATTACCGGGATCGAGGTCGATTCCCGGAAAGCCGGAGCGGGAGATCTATTCATATGCATAAGCGGCTTTAAAACCGACGGGCATCATTATGCCGCCGGGGCCGTTGCAAACGGGGCGGCAGCCATCGTCGCCGAACGGCAGCTGCCGGATATTCCGCCTACGGTACCGCAAATCATCGTCAAGGACAGCCGTCACGCGCTGGCCGTCATTGCGGATTATTTTTACGGACAGCCAAGCCGCCGATTGAGGCTGATCGGGGTGACGGGCACGAACGGCAAGACGACGACGACCTATTTAATCGAACGGATTTTACGGGATGCCGGCTATTCGCCGGGCGTTATCGGAACTGTGGAAATGCGGTACGGCGGCCAAGCGCTGCCGATGTCGGGCACGACGCCGGATGCGCTGGAGCTGCAGCGTTCCTTGCAAGCGATGACGGAAGCGGGCGCGGATTACTGCGTCATGGAAGTGTCGTCGCATGCATTGGAGCAAGGCCGGGTGAAAGGCTGCCGGTACCGGACGGCCATCTTCACGAACCTGACGCAGGATCATCTGGACTATCATGCAACCATGGAGCGTTACGCCGCCGTCAAAGAATTGCTCTTCAGCCGGCTAGGCAACGAATTCGCTGCTGCTCCCAAGGATCGGCTGTTCGCGGTGTTGAATGCCGACGATCCCGTATCCCAGGGCTATGCTGGCGCCACGGTGGCGGAAGTGATTACGTACGGCGTGGATCGCGATGCCGACGTTCGCGCCTCGAATGTGCGGATAACGGCGCATGGAACGGCATTCCGCGTGGATACGTTCGCGGGGTCTGCCGACATTACGCTGAAGATGGCGGGCAAATACAATGTCTACAATGCGCTCGGCGCGATCAGCGCAGCGCTCATCGAAGGCATAGCGATTCAACAGATCAAAGGAAGTCTCGAAGCGCTGCCCGGCGTGCCCGGACGTGTGGAAGCGGTAAACGCAGGTCAGCCGTTCGCGGTCATCGTCGATTACGCGCATACGCCGGACGGGTTGGAGAACGTGCTGAAAGCCGTCAAGGAATTCGCCGTTGGCCGGGTCATCTGCGTCTTCGGCTGCGGCGGCGACCGCGACCGGACGAAGCGTCCGCTGATGGGCAGCATATCGGCGCGTTATGCCGATTACAGCCTCATTACCTCCGACAATCCGCGCACGGAGGATCCGCTCCGGATACTAGCCGACGTGGAGGCGGGCCTGCTGCAGGACGGCGTCGCGAAGGACCGTTACGAGCTGCTCGCAGATCGCCGCGCCGCGATTCAAAAAGCGGTTGAAATGGCGAGCCGTGACGATGTAGTATTAATTGCGGGGAAGGGCCATGAAACCTACCAGGATATATGCGGCGTCAAAAGCGATTTTGACGACCGGGAAGTGGCCAAAGAAGCGATAAGGAGTCTTTCATTGTGA
- a CDS encoding stage V sporulation protein D: protein MKVSSVTIRRRLFTALLIGVLAFTFLAGRLGYVQLWKGEELAAKAEDSWRREIPFAAKRGEIMDRNGSLLAYNISSPTIMAIPAQVKDKQATAAKLAAVLGMTEDSVFKMITQKQLIVYIKPGGRKITTEKAQEIKDLNLEGVVVAEDNKRYYPLGSFASHVLGFTGVDNQGLTGIEAKYDDLLQGINGNVSFLSDAKGDRMPGASDTYSAPKDGLNLELTIDKQIQTIMERELDQAMVKFQADDIIAIAMDPNNGEILGMASRPSYDPAKYKEVDPQIYNRNLPIWMTYEPGSTFKIITLAAALEEGKVNLTQDHFFDPGAVEIGGARLRCWKKGGHGSQTFLEVVQNSCNPGFVALGNRLGKDKLFEYIKNFGFGKKTGIDLGGEENGIMFKMSQVGPVELATTAFGQGVSVTPIQQITAVSAAINGGTLYKPHVAKEWINPETGEAVSTVQPEVVRNVISDKTSAEVRNALETVVAKGTGRNAFIDGYRVGGKTGTAQKVVNGRYSPNEHIVSFVGFAPADNPKIVVYVAVDNPQGIQFGGVVAAPIVRNIMADALPHLGVQPSTKQINKDYKYGETPIVTVPNLVGKTVSDIYEDLNMNFNLSSAGSGDTVIRQSPAAGTRVDRGSTIRIYLAKDDDESEKP, encoded by the coding sequence ATGAAGGTTTCCAGCGTAACGATTAGGCGCCGGTTGTTCACGGCGCTTCTCATTGGCGTTCTTGCATTCACGTTTTTGGCAGGCAGGCTGGGCTATGTGCAGTTGTGGAAAGGCGAAGAACTCGCAGCCAAAGCGGAAGATTCCTGGCGCAGGGAAATTCCGTTTGCCGCCAAGCGCGGCGAGATCATGGACAGAAACGGCAGCTTGCTTGCGTATAATATTAGTTCTCCGACAATTATGGCGATTCCGGCTCAAGTCAAGGATAAACAGGCTACTGCGGCCAAGCTTGCCGCCGTTCTCGGCATGACGGAAGATTCCGTGTTCAAGATGATCACGCAGAAACAGCTGATCGTCTACATCAAGCCGGGCGGTCGCAAGATCACGACGGAGAAGGCGCAGGAAATCAAAGATTTGAATCTGGAAGGCGTCGTTGTCGCGGAAGACAACAAGCGGTACTACCCGCTCGGCAGCTTTGCCTCCCATGTGCTTGGCTTTACCGGCGTGGACAATCAAGGTCTGACCGGCATCGAAGCCAAATACGATGATCTGCTGCAAGGCATCAACGGCAACGTTTCTTTTCTATCGGACGCCAAGGGCGACCGCATGCCGGGGGCATCCGATACGTATTCGGCGCCGAAGGACGGACTGAACCTGGAGCTGACGATCGACAAACAGATCCAGACGATCATGGAGCGCGAGCTCGACCAGGCGATGGTCAAGTTTCAGGCTGACGATATCATTGCAATCGCGATGGATCCCAATAACGGCGAGATTTTGGGCATGGCCAGCAGGCCGTCTTACGATCCCGCGAAGTACAAGGAAGTCGACCCGCAAATCTATAACCGCAACCTGCCGATCTGGATGACCTACGAGCCAGGTTCCACGTTCAAGATTATTACGCTGGCAGCGGCATTGGAGGAAGGCAAGGTGAATCTGACGCAGGATCATTTCTTCGATCCCGGCGCGGTAGAGATCGGCGGCGCGCGTCTGCGCTGTTGGAAGAAGGGCGGCCATGGCAGCCAAACCTTCCTTGAAGTCGTGCAAAACTCCTGCAATCCCGGCTTCGTCGCCCTAGGCAACCGGCTTGGCAAAGACAAGCTTTTCGAGTATATTAAAAACTTCGGCTTCGGCAAGAAAACGGGCATCGATCTTGGCGGCGAAGAGAACGGCATCATGTTCAAAATGAGCCAGGTCGGCCCGGTCGAATTAGCTACGACGGCGTTCGGTCAAGGCGTATCCGTGACGCCGATTCAACAGATTACGGCTGTTTCAGCAGCGATCAACGGGGGTACGCTTTATAAGCCCCATGTAGCGAAGGAATGGATCAATCCGGAAACGGGCGAAGCGGTCAGCACGGTCCAGCCGGAAGTCGTCCGCAACGTCATCTCCGATAAAACGAGCGCGGAGGTCCGCAATGCACTGGAAACCGTCGTCGCGAAAGGAACGGGACGCAACGCGTTCATCGACGGCTACCGCGTCGGCGGCAAGACAGGTACCGCCCAGAAGGTCGTCAACGGCCGTTATTCGCCGAACGAGCATATCGTTTCGTTCGTTGGCTTCGCGCCGGCGGACAATCCGAAGATCGTCGTTTACGTTGCGGTCGACAACCCGCAGGGCATTCAATTCGGGGGCGTCGTTGCAGCGCCGATCGTCCGCAATATCATGGCCGACGCCCTTCCTCATCTGGGCGTGCAGCCGAGCACGAAGCAAATCAACAAGGATTACAAATACGGCGAGACGCCGATCGTAACCGTCCCGAATCTCGTCGGCAAAACCGTTTCCGATATCTATGAAGATCTGAACATGAACTTCAACCTGAGTTCCGCGGGCAGCGGCGATACCGTCATCCGACAGTCGCCGGCGGCCGGGACGCGCGTCGACAGAGGGTCAACCATCCGCATATATTTAGCGAAAGACGATGATGAAAGCGAAAAACCCTGA
- a CDS encoding penicillin-binding transpeptidase domain-containing protein — protein sequence MTKRIKLRTLLVGGVITLLFLFLVGRIYWVQVVKADFWTEKAKEVWARSDKLIPVRGTISDRDGNVLAMDVTAYSVAVNPQIIHDLKLEDVIVNKLSSVLGVTQDYVRGVVEAKQDNGTFYKQRELHKGGWKIDKAVADRIVKFREQLIEQAKQKDVGIYLIDEKKRFYPKGSLASHVLGYEDKEGNAVMGLEASLDSQLRGTEGQIKYERDGNGIIIDNGNVDIKPSVDGKNVKLTIDVDIQHYIEDALKEANDKYQPKSITAIAADPQTMEILGMASLPTFNPNSYWTVPPGNFYDNAIKALYEPGSTFKIVTLAGAVQENIFKPNDQYKSGSIRVPGYTIHDIHQNWGTITFLEGLKRSSNVAFVKLGYEGLGPDKLMSYINDFGFGKKTGIELPGEVAGRVDPHYPSEYATAAFGQGKVQVTPIQQVAAVAAVANGGKLLVPHLVKEIDDPVTKTSVVTKPQLVRQTITEKTADQVDEYLEQVVSDQKVGSGKNAYIEGYRVAGKTGTAQKVIPGSNKYADGKYVLSFIGFAPVGNPKVVLYIVMDEPNDRLASGGSAVAPIFKQIMLQSLRHLDVQPIRTTTDDVSEDGPAKELTVAVPDVAKQTLAEAKKSLDSKKLGYVVVGTGSSVLKQIPKAGSAVGQDQKVYLLTQEQSKLTTPNMSGLPLRDAMQICANLQLRCIASGEGFVKSQTPAKLNGNAVLTLNLAPPDEEMLRQSDKNAEDGDGDSAGGTGSAGSSGSSSKN from the coding sequence ATGACAAAACGAATAAAACTACGCACGCTGCTGGTCGGAGGGGTTATTACCCTCCTTTTTCTTTTCCTCGTCGGCCGCATCTATTGGGTGCAGGTCGTCAAGGCGGATTTCTGGACGGAGAAAGCGAAAGAGGTCTGGGCGAGGTCGGATAAGCTCATTCCCGTGCGAGGCACGATATCGGACCGCGACGGCAATGTGCTGGCGATGGATGTTACTGCATATTCGGTTGCCGTCAATCCGCAGATCATACACGATTTGAAGCTCGAGGACGTCATCGTCAATAAGCTGAGCTCGGTGCTCGGCGTGACGCAAGACTACGTTCGGGGCGTTGTGGAAGCAAAACAGGATAACGGGACGTTCTACAAGCAGCGCGAGCTGCACAAAGGCGGCTGGAAGATCGATAAGGCAGTCGCGGATCGGATCGTCAAGTTCCGCGAGCAATTGATTGAACAAGCGAAGCAAAAGGACGTCGGCATCTATTTAATCGACGAGAAGAAACGGTTCTATCCGAAAGGCTCGCTTGCTTCCCACGTTCTTGGCTACGAAGACAAGGAAGGGAACGCGGTCATGGGGCTGGAAGCATCGCTGGACAGCCAGCTGCGCGGCACGGAAGGGCAGATCAAGTACGAGCGGGACGGCAACGGCATCATTATCGATAACGGCAACGTGGACATCAAGCCTTCGGTTGACGGGAAGAACGTCAAGCTGACGATCGACGTCGACATTCAGCATTATATCGAAGACGCGCTTAAAGAGGCGAACGACAAGTATCAGCCGAAGAGCATTACGGCGATTGCCGCCGATCCGCAAACGATGGAGATTCTAGGGATGGCCAGCTTGCCGACGTTCAATCCCAATTCGTACTGGACGGTGCCGCCGGGCAACTTCTACGATAATGCCATCAAGGCACTGTACGAGCCGGGCTCGACGTTCAAGATCGTGACGCTGGCGGGCGCGGTTCAGGAAAATATTTTCAAGCCCAATGATCAGTACAAGTCGGGTTCGATCAGGGTGCCCGGTTATACGATCCACGATATCCATCAGAATTGGGGAACGATCACGTTCCTGGAAGGCTTGAAACGATCCAGTAACGTGGCTTTCGTCAAACTGGGCTATGAGGGACTGGGTCCCGACAAGCTGATGAGCTACATCAACGACTTTGGCTTCGGCAAGAAGACCGGCATTGAATTGCCCGGCGAAGTGGCCGGCAGGGTCGACCCTCATTATCCGTCCGAGTATGCGACCGCCGCGTTCGGTCAAGGCAAGGTGCAGGTAACGCCGATCCAGCAGGTCGCCGCCGTCGCTGCCGTTGCGAACGGAGGCAAGCTGCTCGTACCGCATCTGGTCAAAGAAATCGACGATCCGGTAACGAAGACGTCGGTTGTTACGAAGCCGCAGCTTGTGCGTCAAACCATCACCGAGAAGACGGCCGACCAGGTCGACGAATATTTGGAGCAGGTCGTATCTGACCAGAAGGTCGGTTCCGGCAAGAATGCCTATATTGAGGGTTATCGCGTAGCCGGAAAGACAGGTACTGCACAGAAGGTTATTCCGGGCAGCAATAAGTATGCCGACGGCAAATACGTGCTCTCGTTCATCGGCTTTGCGCCGGTCGGCAATCCGAAGGTCGTCCTCTATATCGTCATGGACGAACCGAACGACCGGCTTGCTTCCGGGGGCTCGGCGGTCGCGCCGATCTTCAAGCAGATCATGCTGCAGAGCCTTCGTCATCTCGACGTTCAGCCCATCCGGACGACAACCGACGACGTTTCGGAAGACGGCCCTGCGAAGGAACTGACCGTCGCGGTTCCGGACGTGGCGAAGCAGACGCTGGCAGAGGCGAAGAAAAGTTTGGACAGCAAGAAGCTGGGGTATGTCGTCGTCGGCACGGGCAGCTCGGTGTTGAAGCAAATTCCGAAAGCGGGCTCTGCCGTCGGGCAGGACCAGAAGGTCTACTTGCTGACGCAGGAACAGAGCAAGCTGACGACGCCGAACATGAGCGGCTTGCCGCTTCGCGACGCGATGCAAATATGCGCGAACCTGCAGCTCCGCTGCATCGCGAGCGGTGAAGGCTTCGTCAAGTCGCAGACGCCGGCGAAGCTGAACGGCAATGCCGTGCTGACGCTCAATCTGGCGCCGCCTGACGAAGAAATGCTGCGGCAGTCCGACAAGAATGCCGAGGACGGCGACGGCGATAGCGCGGGCGGCACGGGAAGCGCAGGAAGTTCAGGAAGCAGTTCAAAGAATTAG
- a CDS encoding septum formation initiator family protein, with the protein MAYINGNLAMQPKRKPEQKPSYRETKKIVTKRKSIPMQEKLLYLFTILVCVVVAGVIIFRYAQIYQMEQQISTLTAKQARLEEQIADLTSQREVANDPATIKKKAEELDMVMGDEKNKVTVPASADKTPVASKD; encoded by the coding sequence ATGGCCTATATAAATGGAAATCTCGCCATGCAGCCGAAGCGTAAGCCGGAGCAGAAACCTTCTTATCGCGAGACGAAGAAAATCGTGACCAAGCGCAAGTCGATCCCCATGCAGGAGAAGCTGTTGTACCTCTTCACGATTCTTGTATGCGTCGTCGTAGCGGGGGTAATTATTTTCCGTTATGCGCAAATCTATCAGATGGAGCAGCAAATTTCGACGTTGACCGCCAAGCAGGCTAGGCTGGAAGAGCAAATCGCCGATTTGACCTCGCAGAGAGAAGTGGCGAACGATCCGGCTACGATCAAGAAGAAAGCCGAAGAGTTGGACATGGTGATGGGTGACGAGAAAAATAAAGTCACGGTGCCTGCGTCAGCTGACAAGACGCCGGTTGCAAGCAAGGATTAG